The following are encoded together in the Bacillus sp. V2I10 genome:
- a CDS encoding helix-hairpin-helix domain-containing protein produces the protein MEILKKYKYLLGLIGISAALFLYQMQQNSIPSEQSTQMDKDEASLLIGEQVLEEDPDSDAANEEQTVIVDVKGEVQKPGVYEMKHGERFHHVIEKAGGLTKAADAVQINLAAMLEDGMVVYIPKLGETAEDNVQQPAAAGVDAGEQKVNLNHATAEELQTLTGIGPAKAEAILSYREEAGGFKTIEDLMNVPGIGEKSFEKFKDSISVK, from the coding sequence AATTTCTGCAGCTCTGTTTCTGTATCAAATGCAGCAAAACTCAATTCCTTCCGAACAAAGCACTCAAATGGACAAAGATGAAGCTTCTTTATTAATCGGAGAACAGGTTTTAGAAGAGGATCCCGATTCAGATGCTGCCAATGAAGAGCAGACAGTCATTGTTGATGTAAAAGGGGAAGTTCAAAAGCCTGGTGTATATGAAATGAAGCATGGAGAAAGGTTTCATCATGTTATTGAAAAAGCTGGCGGCTTAACGAAAGCTGCGGATGCGGTCCAAATCAATCTTGCAGCGATGCTTGAAGACGGAATGGTTGTCTATATCCCAAAACTCGGAGAGACAGCAGAAGATAACGTTCAGCAGCCTGCAGCAGCTGGAGTTGACGCGGGAGAACAGAAGGTCAATCTTAATCATGCAACAGCAGAAGAGCTCCAGACGCTCACAGGAATTGGCCCGGCAAAGGCGGAAGCCATTCTTTCTTACCGGGAAGAAGCGGGAGGTTTCAAAACGATTGAGGATCTCATGAACGTTCCAGGGATAGGAGAAAAATCATTCGAAAAATTTAAAGACAGTATTTCTGTAAAATGA
- a CDS encoding ComE operon protein 2, producing MNRISWNQYFMAQSHLLALRSTCTRLAVGATIVRDKRIIAGGYNGSIAGGVHCIDEGCYVIDNHCVRTIHAEMNALLQCAKFGVPTAGAEIYVTHFPCLQCCKALIQSGIKKVYFAESYKNHPYAAELFEQAGVHVEQVETNEDPLASEQRKFIDELLEKLNDDPERNTLLEKAKKLFKSNV from the coding sequence ATGAACAGAATTTCCTGGAATCAGTATTTTATGGCACAAAGTCATCTGCTTGCGCTAAGAAGCACATGTACTCGCCTTGCAGTAGGAGCAACAATCGTCAGGGACAAGCGCATTATTGCCGGAGGATATAACGGTTCGATTGCAGGAGGTGTCCATTGCATTGATGAGGGATGCTATGTAATCGATAATCACTGTGTGAGAACCATTCATGCAGAAATGAATGCTTTGCTGCAATGTGCTAAATTTGGCGTGCCGACCGCAGGAGCAGAAATATATGTAACACATTTTCCTTGTCTGCAATGCTGCAAAGCCCTTATTCAAAGCGGCATCAAAAAGGTCTATTTTGCTGAAAGCTACAAAAATCACCCGTATGCAGCCGAGCTATTTGAACAAGCAGGTGTTCATGTAGAGCAGGTTGAGACGAATGAGGACCCTTTAGCTTCCGAACAGAGAAAATTTATTGATGAATTGCTTGAAAAATTAAATGATGACCCTGAGCGGAATACGCTTTTAGAAAAAGCAAAAAAGCTGTTCAAAAGCAACGTATAA